Genomic segment of Tepidanaerobacter syntrophicus:
ATTCTGTCTACTATGCTTGGATAACACAGAGCTTGTCTTGTTAAGTCAAGGCCCATCATTACAATTGGTCTCCCCGAAGTAAATACTACATAACCGGCTTCGCCATCTGCTGCCATATTAAATTCTGCAGCAGGCGTAACATTGCCCAGTTGATAAGCTCCCCCCATCAAGACTATTTCTTGGATTTTATCTAATATCTTCGGCTCTCTTCGCATAGCCATTGCTATATTGGTAAGCGGCCCTGTAGGCACAAGGGTTATGTCGCCATTAGAGGCCATTAAGGTTTCGATTATAAAATCAACTGCATGCTTCGACTCGGCTTTTCTGGTAAGCGGCTCGAATGTGGGTCCATCTAATCCGGTTGTGCCATGAATATCCTCAGCTATTATTTGTTGAGAACGAACCAACGGCAAACTGCATCCGGCATATACAGGCACATCAATATCTAAAAATTGGCAGACGTTTAATGCATTTCTTGTTGTTTTTTCTAATACCTGATTACCTGCAACTGTAGTTATTCCTAAAAGCTCTATATCTGGATGTTTTGCCGCCATCATAATTGCTACAGCATCATCATGCCCCGGATCACAATCTAAAATTATTTTTCTCATATAGTTCAGCACTCCTTTTATTTTTGTAATAAAGAACTCTTCATTTTCTCTCTTCTTTTAGCACTGCGCCACAAAGAAACAGATAAAACTAATATTGTTATAATATATGGGAGCATTAATACAAATTGTGAAGGCCATCCATATGCCTGCAACCTTCCTCCTATACTGTCGATAAGTCCAAAAAGAAGACTGCC
This window contains:
- the rihB gene encoding ribosylpyrimidine nucleosidase; translated protein: MRKIILDCDPGHDDAVAIMMAAKHPDIELLGITTVAGNQVLEKTTRNALNVCQFLDIDVPVYAGCSLPLVRSQQIIAEDIHGTTGLDGPTFEPLTRKAESKHAVDFIIETLMASNGDITLVPTGPLTNIAMAMRREPKILDKIQEIVLMGGAYQLGNVTPAAEFNMAADGEAGYVVFTSGRPIVMMGLDLTRQALCYPSIVDRMDKINNRAARLFVDLMRFFNSTQKKVFGWEGGPLHDPTCIAYLIDPSCVETRSMFVEVEIRSEKCYGRTLCDYFHVTKNEPNAKVGVKLNQEKFWDIVEECIKFYN